One part of the Chryseobacterium sp. 7 genome encodes these proteins:
- a CDS encoding sulfite exporter TauE/SafE family protein, with the protein MEIIGYTAAVLIGVSLGLIGGGGSILTVPVLVYLFGIDVFMATEYSLFVVGISSLVGSISYFKKGLINFKVALIFGIPSVISIFLTRLYLLPLIPEEVLKIQNFTVTKNIFLLLIFAVLMILASYKMIRKSISEKSLDYQTGKNSAFVAAGQGLIVGILTGLVGAGGGFMIIPALVNLLKIPMKIAIGTSLVIISINSLIGFLSSVNHVQIQWKLLISITGIAVAGIIIGSQISKKIDGTKLKPAFGWFILVMGIYIITKEIFL; encoded by the coding sequence ATGGAAATCATAGGATATACAGCTGCAGTTTTAATAGGAGTTTCTCTTGGCTTAATCGGAGGCGGAGGAAGTATTCTTACCGTTCCCGTACTCGTTTATCTCTTTGGAATAGATGTTTTTATGGCAACGGAATACTCTCTTTTTGTAGTAGGGATAAGCAGTTTGGTAGGATCAATATCGTATTTTAAAAAAGGATTAATCAATTTTAAGGTGGCGTTGATATTCGGAATTCCTTCTGTTATTTCCATCTTTCTGACGAGATTATATCTTCTTCCCTTAATTCCTGAGGAAGTACTAAAAATACAGAACTTTACCGTAACCAAAAATATTTTTTTACTCCTGATTTTTGCGGTCTTAATGATTTTGGCTTCTTATAAAATGATAAGGAAAAGTATTTCAGAAAAGTCTTTAGATTATCAAACAGGTAAGAATAGCGCTTTTGTGGCAGCTGGACAAGGCTTAATAGTGGGCATTTTGACCGGATTGGTAGGAGCCGGAGGCGGTTTCATGATCATTCCGGCATTAGTCAACCTTCTAAAAATTCCGATGAAAATTGCCATAGGAACTTCATTAGTTATCATTTCCATCAACTCTCTGATCGGTTTTCTTTCCTCTGTAAATCATGTACAAATACAATGGAAACTATTAATTTCTATTACAGGTATTGCTGTTGCAGGAATTATTATAGGCTCACAAATATCAAAAAAGATAGACGGTACAAAACTGAAACCCGCATTCGGATGGTTTATCCTTGTAATGGGCATTTATATTATTACCAAAGAAATCTTCCTTTAA
- a CDS encoding MBL fold metallo-hydrolase, which translates to MKIEQIYTGCLAQGAYYITSAGEAAIIDPLRETQPYINRLEEDGVQLKYIFETHFHADFVSGHLDLSHKTGAPVVYGPTANPEFEAIIAKDEQVFELGNIKIKVLHTPGHTLESSCYLLIDENGIEKVLFSGDTLFLGDVGRPDLAQKGADMTQEELAGLLYDNLYNKILPLDDDITVYPAHGAGSACGKNMQKETIDTLGNQKRTNYALNQKDKQSFINEVTDGLLPPPAYFGMNVMMNKKGCSSFEEVLSQGLHAIPLEQFEEIAEASGALILDVRTSSKFASGFIPQSVNIGLDGDFAPWVGALVADVNQPILLVTENGNEEEAVTRLSRVGFDHILGFLEGGFEAWKKNGKETDFVNRISAQQFEAEIKEKEAKIIDVRKESEYHAEHIHEAYSKPLAYINEWIHKIKSVEHFYIHCGSGYRSMIAASILQARGYRNFSEIEGGFKAIASENIPKSDFVCQTKILNKLD; encoded by the coding sequence ATGAAAATAGAACAGATTTATACAGGATGCCTCGCACAGGGTGCTTACTATATCACCTCAGCCGGAGAAGCTGCAATTATTGATCCTTTAAGAGAAACACAGCCTTATATCAACAGACTGGAAGAAGATGGAGTACAGTTAAAATATATTTTTGAAACCCATTTTCATGCAGATTTTGTAAGCGGACATCTTGATTTAAGCCACAAAACCGGAGCTCCTGTCGTTTATGGTCCCACAGCTAATCCTGAATTTGAAGCGATTATCGCAAAAGATGAGCAGGTATTTGAATTGGGAAATATTAAAATTAAAGTTCTTCATACACCAGGACACACCCTGGAAAGCTCATGCTACCTACTGATCGATGAAAATGGGATTGAAAAAGTACTTTTCAGTGGTGATACCTTGTTCCTGGGAGATGTAGGCCGTCCGGATCTAGCCCAGAAAGGAGCTGATATGACGCAGGAAGAGCTGGCAGGACTTTTATATGATAATTTGTACAATAAAATATTGCCTTTAGATGATGATATTACTGTCTATCCAGCTCACGGAGCTGGTTCTGCCTGTGGTAAAAATATGCAGAAAGAAACCATAGATACACTGGGAAATCAGAAAAGAACCAATTATGCTTTGAATCAAAAGGATAAACAGAGTTTTATCAATGAAGTAACAGATGGTCTTTTGCCTCCGCCAGCATATTTCGGGATGAATGTGATGATGAATAAAAAAGGGTGCAGCAGTTTTGAAGAAGTCCTTTCGCAAGGGCTGCATGCTATTCCCCTAGAACAGTTTGAAGAAATTGCTGAAGCTTCAGGAGCTTTGATTTTAGATGTAAGAACCAGTAGTAAATTTGCCAGTGGTTTTATTCCACAGTCTGTCAATATAGGATTGGATGGTGATTTTGCCCCTTGGGTGGGTGCTTTAGTGGCAGATGTAAACCAGCCTATTCTGCTGGTAACGGAAAATGGAAACGAAGAAGAAGCTGTAACGCGTTTGAGCAGGGTCGGATTTGATCATATTTTAGGCTTTTTGGAAGGAGGTTTCGAAGCCTGGAAAAAAAATGGAAAAGAAACAGACTTTGTCAATCGTATTTCGGCACAACAGTTTGAAGCCGAAATCAAAGAAAAAGAAGCAAAAATCATTGATGTAAGAAAAGAAAGCGAATATCATGCAGAACATATTCATGAAGCCTACAGCAAGCCTCTTGCTTACATCAACGAATGGATTCATAAGATAAAGTCAGTGGAGCATTTCTATATACACTGTGGAAGCGGTTATAGAAGCATGATAGCAGCGAGCATCCTTCAGGCAAGAGGGTACAGGAACTTTTCAGAAATTGAAGGAGGTTTTAAAGCGATCGCATCTGAAAATATTCCTAAAAGTGATTTTGTGTGTCAGACTAAAATTTTAAATAAATTAGATTAA
- a CDS encoding YeeE/YedE family protein: MLEIIKEPWPWYVAGPLIGLTVPALLIMGNKSFGISSSLRHICAACIPANLNFFKYDWKKEAWNLFFVLGIFFGGMIAAHFLVNPNEITVNPNLKTELAGYGITDYSNLVPVQLMNFESLLTLRGFITMVAGGFLVGFGTRYAGGCTSGHAIMGLSNLQWPSLVATICFMIGGFLMANLILPAILSL, encoded by the coding sequence ATGTTGGAGATTATAAAAGAACCATGGCCGTGGTATGTTGCTGGTCCGTTGATTGGGCTTACCGTTCCTGCTTTGTTAATTATGGGAAATAAATCCTTTGGAATAAGTTCCTCACTAAGGCATATCTGTGCGGCTTGTATACCTGCCAATTTGAATTTTTTCAAATACGACTGGAAAAAAGAAGCCTGGAATTTATTTTTTGTGCTGGGAATCTTCTTCGGTGGAATGATTGCTGCTCATTTTTTAGTGAACCCTAATGAAATAACAGTAAATCCCAATCTGAAAACAGAACTGGCCGGCTATGGAATTACAGACTACAGCAATCTGGTTCCCGTACAGCTGATGAATTTTGAAAGTCTTTTGACACTGAGAGGATTTATCACAATGGTTGCGGGAGGATTTTTGGTAGGCTTCGGGACAAGATATGCAGGAGGATGTACCAGCGGGCATGCCATTATGGGGCTTTCCAATCTGCAGTGGCCCTCTTTGGTAGCAACAATATGTTTTATGATCGGAGGGTTTTTAATGGCCAATCTTATTCTGCCTGCCATTCTTTCCCTGTAA
- a CDS encoding DUF6691 family protein, translating to MIKEKEQDIHYQDAVCGNEEKALTHQWYHNLKYLAAGIIFGIIFVKAEVISWFRIQEMFRLQSFHMYGIIGSAVLVGVISVWLIKKFNIKTIHGEPITLTPKKFNKGQIYGGLIFGFGWAITGACPGPLFAQIGTGALAVSVTLLSAVAGTWVYGYFKDQLPH from the coding sequence ATGATAAAAGAAAAAGAACAGGATATTCATTATCAGGATGCTGTTTGTGGGAACGAAGAAAAGGCTCTTACTCATCAGTGGTATCACAATCTGAAATATCTCGCTGCAGGAATTATTTTCGGGATTATTTTTGTGAAAGCTGAAGTCATCAGCTGGTTCAGAATACAGGAAATGTTCCGCCTGCAGTCTTTTCATATGTACGGAATTATTGGAAGTGCTGTATTAGTGGGCGTAATTTCAGTTTGGCTGATCAAAAAATTCAATATAAAAACAATCCATGGTGAACCCATTACCCTGACTCCTAAAAAGTTTAATAAAGGCCAGATCTATGGAGGGTTGATATTTGGTTTTGGCTGGGCTATTACAGGAGCTTGCCCCGGACCTTTGTTTGCTCAGATCGGAACAGGAGCATTAGCCGTATCCGTTACTCTTTTGAGTGCTGTTGCCGGAACATGGGTATATGGATATTTTAAAGATCAATTACCACATTAG
- a CDS encoding copper homeostasis protein CutC, whose amino-acid sequence MSKIEIACFNPESAVIAFENGADRIELCDGLSEGGTTPDFETMKKLREKITIPIFVMIRPRGGDFTYSDSEFEQMKNDLIHLKTLQADGFVFGILDKNDEVNTEQNKALVELAAPLPCTFHRAFDRAVSLGDSLEKVIECGFTTILTSGQKPNVSEGKENLKKLIELSDGRIEILVGGGLRSSNIEEIRAVTNAGYFHSSAITDGGAFANPDEVIALKSK is encoded by the coding sequence ATGTCAAAAATAGAAATAGCTTGTTTTAACCCTGAATCAGCAGTAATTGCGTTTGAAAACGGAGCAGACAGAATAGAATTATGTGACGGTCTTAGTGAAGGAGGAACTACTCCGGATTTCGAAACCATGAAAAAACTTCGCGAAAAAATTACAATTCCGATATTTGTGATGATTCGTCCCAGAGGCGGAGATTTTACCTATTCTGATTCTGAATTTGAACAGATGAAAAATGATTTGATTCATTTAAAAACTTTACAGGCAGACGGTTTTGTATTCGGAATTTTAGATAAAAATGATGAGGTTAATACAGAACAGAATAAAGCTTTAGTTGAATTAGCTGCACCACTTCCATGCACTTTTCACCGCGCTTTCGATCGTGCTGTAAGTCTGGGAGATTCTTTAGAAAAAGTAATTGAATGCGGCTTTACAACGATCCTTACTTCCGGCCAGAAACCGAATGTATCTGAAGGAAAAGAAAATCTTAAAAAACTGATTGAACTTTCCGATGGAAGAATAGAAATCCTTGTTGGAGGTGGACTTCGTTCATCCAATATTGAAGAAATTAGAGCTGTTACCAATGCCGGTTACTTTCACTCTTCAGCCATTACGGATGGCGGTGCTTTTGCCAATCCGGATGAAGTGATTGCATTGAAGAGCAAGTAA
- a CDS encoding GxxExxY protein, with amino-acid sequence MTENELSYKIIGAAIEVHKNLGVGLLENAYETALAYELKMLGLNVKQQSSLSLKYKEICIENAYRIDLIVEDKVIVEVKSILELHPIFHSQVLTYLKQTDIKLGLLINFNNELIKYGIHRIVNKIIDE; translated from the coding sequence ATGACCGAAAACGAATTATCCTACAAAATAATAGGAGCTGCTATAGAAGTACATAAAAACCTAGGAGTTGGTCTTTTAGAAAATGCATATGAAACAGCTTTAGCTTATGAATTAAAGATGTTGGGACTGAATGTTAAGCAACAGTCGTCTTTATCTTTAAAGTATAAAGAAATTTGTATAGAAAATGCCTACAGAATTGACTTGATTGTAGAAGATAAAGTTATTGTAGAAGTGAAATCTATATTGGAGCTACATCCTATTTTTCATTCACAGGTATTGACGTATCTGAAACAGACTGATATAAAATTGGGATTGCTTATTAATTTTAATAATGAACTTATTAAATACGGTATCCACAGAATTGTAAACAAAATTATTGATGAATAG
- a CDS encoding beta-mannosidase — MNRTILFAFLFTQNILSAQFSQRNLSSENWQFRNSKDQNWLPAKVPGTVHLDLMDNKIIPDPYKDENEKKVQWIENEDWDYQTAFTVSSEELRNDNIDIVFNGLDTFSEIYLNGKLLRKTDNMFRKWEIPVKQYLRAGQNTVNIKFKSAVNTGKELAKKVPFTMPESPRSFVRKAQYQFGWDWGPRLVTAGVWKDVQLEFWNNAKIITVKDIQNRSDKGVNDLHFDVEIDVQNAGNYTLDLNKTHQKVSLKKGINTISVPYATAGMKLWQPNGRGEANLYDFEVKLSKDQKKIDAKNIRIGLRSVELVQEKDEKGKSFSFKVNGQPLYIKGTNWIPGDSFSPRMTKEKYQKLIRDTKEANMNMIRIWGGGIYEDDEFYKACDENGILVWQDFMFAGSFYPADEAFLNNVKEEVKDQVSRLQNHPSIALWCGNNEIDEAIVNWGYQKQFKYSKNDSLQVWKDYKKLFHDVIPNALAENLKSDKNIYWPSSPSIGWGHKESLTEGDSHYWGVWWGEQPFEIYNEKVGRFMSEYGFQGTPTLETTKSMFSGTQDLSLHNPTIKAHEKHARGWDIINEYLKRDYKIPTDFVQYHYVSQLLQARGMQIAIEAHRRAKPYNMGTLYWQLNDCWPVVSWSSIDYLGNWKAFHYQAKRSFESVLVSVAETDKSYDVYLISDLLKEFKADTKFELIDFKGETLWESNQSDVINADVSKKIRSISKSELAQFDLSGAVLKISSQKDSKFEKLFFFNKPKDLKLSKPEIIIKKISPTEIEISTDILTKDVYLIGDTHFSDNFFDLLPGTSKRILLSKPLDKIEVMSLWEVMKN, encoded by the coding sequence ATGAATAGAACGATCCTTTTTGCTTTCCTTTTCACACAGAATATCCTTTCCGCACAGTTTTCACAAAGGAATCTGTCTTCCGAGAACTGGCAGTTCAGAAATTCAAAAGACCAAAACTGGCTTCCTGCGAAAGTTCCGGGAACGGTTCATCTGGATTTAATGGATAACAAGATCATTCCCGATCCTTACAAAGATGAAAATGAAAAGAAAGTACAATGGATAGAAAATGAAGATTGGGATTATCAGACTGCATTTACGGTTTCTTCCGAAGAATTAAGAAATGATAATATTGATATTGTTTTTAATGGATTGGATACATTTTCGGAAATTTATCTCAATGGTAAACTATTGAGGAAAACCGACAATATGTTCCGGAAATGGGAAATTCCGGTGAAGCAATATCTGAGAGCAGGACAAAATACAGTTAATATTAAGTTTAAGTCTGCTGTCAATACCGGAAAGGAATTAGCCAAAAAAGTTCCGTTCACCATGCCGGAATCACCAAGAAGTTTTGTGAGAAAAGCACAATATCAGTTTGGATGGGATTGGGGACCAAGACTGGTCACAGCAGGAGTGTGGAAAGATGTTCAGCTGGAATTCTGGAATAATGCCAAAATTATTACCGTTAAAGACATTCAGAACAGATCTGATAAAGGGGTGAATGATTTACATTTTGATGTAGAAATTGATGTGCAAAATGCCGGAAATTATACTTTAGATCTGAATAAAACCCACCAAAAAGTATCTTTAAAAAAAGGAATAAATACAATATCAGTCCCTTATGCAACAGCCGGGATGAAGCTTTGGCAGCCTAACGGACGTGGTGAAGCTAACCTCTATGATTTCGAAGTAAAACTTTCAAAAGATCAGAAAAAGATTGATGCTAAAAATATCAGAATAGGGTTGAGATCGGTTGAATTGGTTCAGGAAAAAGACGAAAAAGGAAAATCATTCTCCTTTAAAGTCAATGGACAGCCATTATACATTAAAGGAACCAACTGGATTCCGGGAGACAGTTTTTCACCAAGAATGACCAAAGAAAAATACCAGAAACTGATCAGGGACACGAAGGAGGCCAATATGAATATGATCCGTATCTGGGGTGGAGGAATCTATGAAGACGATGAATTTTACAAAGCCTGTGATGAAAACGGAATCTTAGTCTGGCAGGATTTTATGTTTGCAGGAAGTTTTTATCCGGCAGATGAAGCCTTTTTAAATAATGTAAAAGAAGAAGTAAAAGATCAGGTCAGCAGACTTCAAAATCACCCGTCAATTGCCTTGTGGTGTGGAAATAATGAAATTGATGAAGCCATTGTCAACTGGGGATATCAGAAACAGTTCAAATATTCAAAAAATGATTCATTACAGGTTTGGAAAGACTATAAAAAACTTTTCCATGATGTAATTCCCAATGCATTGGCAGAAAACCTGAAATCTGATAAAAATATATACTGGCCAAGCTCTCCATCCATTGGTTGGGGGCATAAAGAAAGCCTTACAGAAGGAGATTCTCATTATTGGGGAGTCTGGTGGGGAGAACAGCCCTTTGAAATTTATAACGAAAAAGTAGGACGTTTCATGTCTGAATATGGTTTTCAGGGCACACCCACTCTTGAAACCACAAAATCCATGTTTTCAGGAACTCAGGATTTAAGCCTTCATAATCCAACCATTAAAGCTCACGAGAAACATGCCCGTGGCTGGGATATTATTAATGAATACCTGAAACGGGATTATAAAATCCCGACCGATTTTGTACAATACCATTACGTTTCACAACTATTGCAGGCAAGAGGAATGCAGATTGCCATTGAAGCTCACCGCCGTGCAAAACCCTATAATATGGGAACGTTGTACTGGCAGCTCAACGATTGCTGGCCGGTGGTTTCCTGGTCTTCCATAGATTACCTCGGAAACTGGAAAGCCTTCCATTATCAGGCAAAAAGAAGCTTCGAATCTGTTTTGGTATCAGTAGCCGAGACTGATAAAAGTTATGACGTTTATCTGATCAGTGATTTATTGAAAGAATTTAAAGCAGACACAAAGTTTGAATTAATTGATTTTAAAGGGGAAACACTTTGGGAATCAAATCAATCAGATGTTATCAATGCGGATGTAAGTAAGAAAATTAGAAGCATCAGTAAATCAGAACTGGCTCAGTTTGATTTGTCCGGAGCTGTTTTAAAAATCAGTTCTCAAAAAGATTCAAAATTTGAAAAACTGTTCTTTTTTAATAAGCCGAAAGATTTAAAGCTTTCAAAACCGGAAATTATAATCAAAAAAATATCACCCACTGAAATTGAAATATCAACGGATATTCTGACGAAAGATGTTTACCTGATAGGAGATACTCATTTCAGTGATAATTTCTTTGATCTTTTACCAGGGACTTCGAAAAGAATCCTACTTTCAAAACCTTTGGATAAAATTGAAGTAATGAGTCTTTGGGAGGTAATGAAGAATTAA
- a CDS encoding AEC family transporter: MVNFVLIAVCIIAGMIFKATKSIHPDAHKGINTWILYLALPAVSFKYLPKVKWTTEMLFPIAATFLISVFCFFFMMLYSKSKGYSRRSRSTLELASGYSNTSFIGFPLISAFYGEGLLSIAIICDQTMFFSLSTLGIIAAVKGGSRSGKVSALFILKRLITFPPLIGCISALVLSQFIDFTVAEPFFDKLAATVSPLALFSVGLQLKFNGWKKLIPQMSMSMLYKLILAPAIVLGMALLFGIKGDVAKITVFEAAMPTLVTSSIIAEQFRLNTKLTNLIIGVSIIVGFFTSAFWYEMTQIFF; this comes from the coding sequence ATGGTAAATTTTGTTCTGATTGCAGTGTGTATCATTGCAGGAATGATATTCAAAGCAACAAAATCTATCCACCCCGATGCCCACAAAGGTATCAACACCTGGATTCTTTATCTTGCTCTTCCGGCAGTTTCTTTTAAATATCTGCCTAAAGTAAAATGGACAACAGAAATGCTGTTCCCGATTGCAGCCACATTTTTAATTTCTGTGTTCTGCTTTTTCTTTATGATGCTGTACAGTAAGAGCAAAGGATATTCAAGACGTTCCAGAAGTACTTTAGAACTGGCAAGCGGCTATAGCAATACATCATTCATAGGATTTCCTTTAATCAGTGCTTTTTATGGCGAAGGATTGTTGAGTATTGCCATTATCTGTGATCAGACTATGTTTTTTTCCCTTTCCACACTCGGAATTATTGCTGCAGTGAAAGGAGGAAGCAGATCAGGAAAAGTAAGTGCACTATTCATTTTAAAAAGACTTATTACGTTTCCTCCGTTAATAGGATGTATTTCCGCTTTGGTATTGTCGCAGTTCATTGATTTTACCGTGGCAGAACCGTTTTTTGATAAATTAGCTGCAACAGTAAGTCCGTTAGCTTTGTTTTCCGTGGGATTACAGCTGAAATTCAACGGATGGAAAAAACTGATACCACAAATGTCGATGTCTATGCTTTATAAACTGATTCTGGCGCCGGCAATTGTTTTGGGAATGGCTTTGTTATTCGGAATAAAAGGAGATGTGGCAAAAATTACAGTCTTTGAAGCAGCAATGCCTACACTCGTTACCTCAAGTATCATCGCAGAACAATTTAGACTAAATACAAAACTGACCAATCTGATCATCGGAGTCAGTATTATTGTCGGATTTTTTACCTCCGCATTTTGGTACGAGATGACTCAAATCTTTTTTTAA
- the priA gene encoding primosomal protein N', producing MQYAQIVLPLNLKGSFTYKVPEEMMSEIQPGMRVLVPFGGKKIYTGIVFELHDNAPENFVVKEVISMLDDQPIMPEEQINFWNWLSEYYMCSLGEIYRFSFPSSLKLESETYLKLKPGAVVDFENLDVNEMYLIQALEVRQLINLTDIEAFIPKKDIIKTINSLIDLQYIEIDEKIAEKYKAKEVAYVRINDEVLANQNLTDILLKLNRAQKQKDLFLLILEKQTENPDIPIKKSELFEDGYFGSSHLKPLADKGLVEEYYMQKDRIESYDGEIEELEELSEQQKTAKTEIDEAFEEGKNVLLHGVTSSGKTHIYLEKIDEYIKEGKNVLFLLPEISLTKQITQRLEKKYGRQLGFYHQKLTDFERVEVWRRIRQNDIRILIGTRNALFLPYQNLGLIVVDEEHDSAYRPREVSPYFNAKDASLVLGGFYNAGVILGSATPSVESYYRARKDKMKYVFLNERFGNVNLPEYELINFKEAQESKKVSGNFSLKLIDEIKKTVDEKNQAIVLHNRRGYSNVIECESCGYVNYCSNCDVVMTYHKAANEMKCHYCGQRASKPRTCPKCNSEKLNERGVGVEQIHEEVSKLFPENEVDRMDVDSMRKKFAYEKLYEKIEDGETDIIVGTQMISKGLDFDHIELVTIPKADSLLYVQDFRAEERAYQLITQVSGRAGRVSGKGRILIQTYNPEHSVFQLIKMNNPAKIYKYILTERQKFHYPPFTKLIMIEMKHRKEDKVDRASQFLGSILRKYLPEDCVLGPERAQIARLNNLYQFQIMLKLPRGKNYEKFKNRVLISLKEFDEITAYQSIKKDVFVDF from the coding sequence TTGCAGTACGCTCAAATTGTATTACCCCTGAACCTCAAAGGATCTTTTACCTATAAAGTTCCCGAAGAAATGATGTCTGAAATCCAGCCCGGAATGCGTGTGCTGGTACCATTTGGCGGAAAGAAAATCTATACAGGAATTGTATTTGAGCTTCATGATAACGCACCGGAAAACTTTGTGGTAAAAGAAGTCATCAGCATGCTGGATGATCAGCCGATTATGCCTGAAGAACAGATTAATTTCTGGAACTGGCTGTCGGAATATTATATGTGCAGCCTTGGGGAAATTTACAGGTTTTCGTTTCCTTCTTCATTAAAACTGGAAAGTGAAACTTATTTAAAATTAAAACCGGGTGCCGTTGTTGATTTTGAAAATCTGGATGTCAACGAAATGTACCTTATTCAGGCATTGGAAGTACGCCAGCTGATCAATCTTACAGACATTGAAGCTTTTATTCCTAAAAAGGATATTATTAAGACTATCAATTCATTAATTGATCTTCAGTACATTGAGATTGATGAAAAAATTGCTGAGAAATATAAAGCAAAAGAAGTAGCTTATGTAAGAATCAATGATGAGGTTTTGGCCAATCAGAATCTTACGGACATACTTTTAAAATTGAACAGAGCTCAAAAGCAAAAGGATTTGTTTCTTCTTATCTTAGAAAAGCAGACAGAAAACCCTGATATTCCTATTAAAAAATCTGAACTTTTTGAAGACGGTTATTTCGGTAGTTCCCACTTAAAACCTTTGGCAGACAAAGGTCTTGTAGAGGAATACTACATGCAGAAGGACAGAATTGAAAGCTATGACGGAGAAATTGAGGAGCTTGAAGAGCTTTCTGAGCAGCAGAAAACAGCAAAAACTGAAATTGATGAAGCCTTTGAAGAAGGAAAGAATGTTCTGCTTCACGGGGTCACTTCATCAGGAAAAACCCATATTTATTTAGAGAAAATTGATGAATATATCAAAGAAGGGAAAAATGTTCTCTTTTTACTTCCTGAAATTTCTCTGACGAAACAAATTACTCAAAGATTAGAAAAAAAATACGGCAGACAGCTTGGTTTTTATCATCAGAAACTGACAGATTTTGAAAGAGTAGAAGTATGGCGAAGAATCAGGCAGAATGATATCCGTATTTTGATTGGAACCCGTAATGCTTTGTTTTTGCCTTATCAGAATCTGGGACTTATTGTGGTAGATGAAGAGCATGATTCAGCATACAGGCCAAGAGAAGTTTCTCCCTATTTTAATGCTAAAGATGCATCATTGGTGCTGGGTGGATTTTACAATGCAGGAGTGATTTTAGGTTCTGCAACGCCTTCCGTTGAAAGCTATTACAGAGCCCGAAAAGATAAAATGAAATATGTTTTCCTGAATGAAAGATTCGGGAATGTTAATCTGCCGGAATATGAACTGATTAATTTCAAAGAAGCCCAGGAATCTAAAAAGGTTTCCGGTAATTTTTCTTTGAAATTGATTGATGAAATTAAGAAAACGGTGGATGAAAAAAATCAGGCGATCGTTCTGCACAATCGTCGTGGTTATTCCAATGTCATAGAATGTGAGAGCTGTGGTTATGTGAATTATTGCTCCAATTGTGATGTCGTGATGACGTATCACAAGGCTGCTAATGAAATGAAATGTCATTATTGCGGACAAAGAGCTTCCAAACCGAGAACCTGCCCGAAATGTAATTCCGAAAAGCTGAATGAAAGAGGAGTTGGAGTAGAGCAGATTCACGAGGAAGTTTCCAAGCTGTTCCCTGAAAATGAGGTGGACAGAATGGATGTAGACTCTATGCGTAAGAAATTTGCCTACGAAAAGCTGTATGAAAAGATTGAAGACGGAGAAACAGACATTATCGTAGGAACACAGATGATTTCCAAAGGACTTGATTTTGACCATATCGAACTGGTAACCATTCCTAAAGCAGATTCCTTATTATATGTACAGGATTTCAGAGCGGAAGAAAGAGCTTATCAACTGATCACGCAGGTTTCAGGTAGAGCGGGAAGAGTTTCCGGGAAAGGGAGAATCCTGATTCAGACCTATAATCCTGAACATTCTGTATTTCAGCTGATTAAAATGAATAATCCTGCCAAGATTTATAAATATATTCTTACAGAGCGTCAGAAATTTCATTATCCGCCCTTTACCAAGCTGATTATGATTGAAATGAAGCACAGAAAGGAAGATAAAGTAGACCGTGCTTCTCAGTTTCTGGGCTCCATTCTTAGAAAATATCTTCCGGAAGATTGTGTTTTAGGGCCGGAAAGAGCTCAGATTGCAAGGCTGAATAATTTGTACCAATTCCAGATTATGCTGAAGCTTCCCCGCGGTAAAAACTATGAGAAATTCAAAAATAGGGTTTTGATAAGTTTGAAAGAATTTGATGAAATCACTGCTTATCAAAGCATTAAAAAAGATGTTTTTGTGGATTTTTAA